ATTTGGGGGCTTTTACGTCTGCTCGCGCTACCCAGCTAGACCGGGATCAGGCCGTGCTTGCGGCCCACCCGCCACCACAGCTGCTTGTCCCGCAGCAGGTGCATCGACTTGCGCAACAGCAGCCGGGTCTCATGCGGGTCGATGACGGCATCGATGAACCCGCGCTCGGCGGCGATCCACGGGATCGCCATGTTGAGGTTGTAATTCTCGACGAAGCTCTTCCGGATCGCTTGCGCCTCCGGCGCATTCGGGTCCGGGAAACGCTTCATCAGCAACTGCGCGGCCCCGTCGGCGCCGATCACCGCGATGCGCGCGGTGGGCCAGGCGAAGTTCAGGTCGGCGGTCAGCTGCTTGGACCCCATCACCGCGTAGGCACCGCCGTAGGACTTGCGGATGGTGATCGTCACCTTCGGCACATCAGCCTCGACCACCGCGTACAAGAACCTCCCACCGCGCTTGATGATCCCGTTCTTTTCCTGTTCCACCCCGGGCAAAAACCCCGGTGTGTCCACGACGAACACCAGCGGGATGTCGAACGCGTCGCTAAACCGGATGAACCGTGCGGCCTTGTCGGACGCCTCGTTGTCGATCGCCCCCGACATGTGCATGGGCTGGTTGGCCACCACACCAACGGTCCGCCCGTCCACCCGCGCGTAGCCGGTGATGATCGCCTGCCCGGCCTGGGCAGCGACGTCGAGGAAGTCGCCGTCGTCGAAGATCCGCAGCAGGACCTCGTGCATGTCGTAGGCCATGTTGTCCGAGTCCGGCACGATCGAGTCGAGTTCCAGATCGTGGCCGGTGATTTCGGGTTCCAGCCCGGGGTTGACGACCGGCGGTTTGTCGAAGCAGTTGGACGGCAGAAACGACAGAAAGTCCCGCACGTACTGGTATGCGGCGGCCTCGGACTCCACCACCTGATGGATGTTGCCGTAGCTCGCCTGGTGGTCGGCGCCCCCCAGCTCGTCGAGGCTGACGTCCTCACCGGTGACGTCCTTGATGACGTCGGGGCCGGTGACGAACATGTAACCCTGGTCGCGCACCGCCACCACCAGATCGGTCTGGATCGGCGAATACACCGCTCCCCCAGCGCATTTGCCCAAAATGATGGAGATCTGCGGCACCAGCCCACTGAGCAGTTCGTGGCGGCGCCCCAGCTCGGCGTACCAGGCCAGCGAGGTGACGGCGTCTTGGATGCGGGCGCCGCCGGAGTCGTTGATGCCGACGATCGGGCAGCCGACCATCGCGCACCACTCCATCAGCCGGGCCACCTTGCGGCCAAACATCTCCCCGACGGTGCCGCCGAACACGGTTTGGTCGTGCGAGAACACGCCGACCGGCCGGCCGTTGATGAGGCCATGTCCGGTGACCACGCCGTCCCCGTAGAGCGCGTTGGGGTCACCGGGGGTGCGGCACAGCGCTCCGATCTCCATGAAGCTACCCGGATCGACCAGCTCGTAGATGCGGGCGCGGGCACTCGGGATGCCCTTCTTGTCGCGCTTGGCGGCGGCCTTCTCACCGCCGGGTTCCTTGGCCAACTCCAGGCGTTCGCGCAGCTCCGCCAGCTTCTCGGCGGTGGTATGCAGAACCGGCTCGGTGACGGTCACTGCTTGCCTACCTCACTTGTTCGATCGGCCTCGATCTGCCCCAACGCGCGGCTCATGTGTTCGCCCACCTTGGCGATGATCGGCTCGTCGATGGCCTGAATGTGCTCGCCACCGATCGGCACCACCTCGAGGTCGGAAACGTACTCGCCCCACCCGCCGTCCGGCTGGCGCACGGCGTAGCGGGGCTCGAACATGATCGCGTCGTCATGGTAGCGATCGGCCATGTAGAGGGTGACATGCCCGTCGTACGGCTGGATCTGGGCGGTGTCGATCGCCCGGTTGTCCAGATACGACGTGCGTTGGTGTTCGATGATCCCGGCCG
Above is a window of Mycobacterium tuberculosis H37Rv DNA encoding:
- the accD4 gene encoding propionyl-CoA carboxylase subunit beta AccD (pccase (propanoyl-CoA:carbon dioxide ligase)) codes for the protein MTVTEPVLHTTAEKLAELRERLELAKEPGGEKAAAKRDKKGIPSARARIYELVDPGSFMEIGALCRTPGDPNALYGDGVVTGHGLINGRPVGVFSHDQTVFGGTVGEMFGRKVARLMEWCAMVGCPIVGINDSGGARIQDAVTSLAWYAELGRRHELLSGLVPQISIILGKCAGGAVYSPIQTDLVVAVRDQGYMFVTGPDVIKDVTGEDVSLDELGGADHQASYGNIHQVVESEAAAYQYVRDFLSFLPSNCFDKPPVVNPGLEPEITGHDLELDSIVPDSDNMAYDMHEVLLRIFDDGDFLDVAAQAGQAIITGYARVDGRTVGVVANQPMHMSGAIDNEASDKAARFIRFSDAFDIPLVFVVDTPGFLPGVEQEKNGIIKRGGRFLYAVVEADVPKVTITIRKSYGGAYAVMGSKQLTADLNFAWPTARIAVIGADGAAQLLMKRFPDPNAPEAQAIRKSFVENYNLNMAIPWIAAERGFIDAVIDPHETRLLLRKSMHLLRDKQLWWRVGRKHGLIPV